Proteins encoded by one window of Musa acuminata AAA Group cultivar baxijiao chromosome BXJ2-9, Cavendish_Baxijiao_AAA, whole genome shotgun sequence:
- the LOC135622678 gene encoding pentatricopeptide repeat-containing protein At1g69290-like → MLRGRLLPLFHFCHPKSFSSSSSSSSSSSSSYPEIPTLYSFLQPSIFAIRTTKGPQNPPPSPSPTSLSSPGKTLTPEDTAALESDLLSALRSSRTDDAWKSFKSLASVPRLPRPDAADALVAHLASLRDRHNLKRAFAAAVFLLERRPGTLSIASLEALLRAMDSANTPAPALALVRSMLKNRVFPPFAAWGSFLIRITRRNGCFDAFLRVFEESCRLVLDENVEPMKPDMASCNEVLDGCCRELGSVAAAERVVEIMSTMGMSPDLQSFGSLAFLYASKGLESRIVELDKLMDALGFSDKIIVLKNLISGYVKSGSLESVSSEILRALKERHDKSSYCLDEDTYGEVVKGFTDGGRIKDLASLIIQSQELESSQDSVGIDRSIGFGIVNACVGLNLLDKAHSILDEMNAQGAPVGLGVYSSILKAYCKEQRTAEAAQLVTEISAAGLQLDANSYDALIDASMSAQDFQSAFSLFRDMREARIPDLKTSYLTIMTGLTENNRPELMASFLDTVVDDPRIEIATHDWNSIIHAFCKVGRLEDAQRTYRRMIFLRFEPNNQTYLSLINGYVSGEKCFSVLILWTDIRKKEFVQFDHDLVDAFLYAMVKGGFFDAAMQVVEKAQELKIFIDKWRHKQAFMENHKKLRISKIRRRNFRKLEALIAFKNWAGLNA, encoded by the coding sequence ATGCTGAGAGGacgtctcctccctctgttccacTTCTGCCATCCCAAATCcttctcttcttcgtcttcttcctcctcctcctcctcctcctcctaccccGAAATCCCCACTCTCTATTCCTTTCTCCAACCTTCCATCTTCGCCATCCGCACCACCAAAGGCCCACAAAACCCcccgccctcgccctcgcccacCTCCCTGTCCTCTCCCGGCAAAACCCTAACCCCAGAAGACACCGCCGCTCTCGAGTCCGACCTCCTGTCCGCTCTCCGATCCAGCCGCACTGACGACGCATGGAAGTCCTTCAAGTCCCTCGCCTCCGTCCCCCGACTCCCGCGCCCCGACGCCGCCGATGCTCTCGTCGCCCACCTCGCCTCCCTCCGCGACCGGCACAATCTCAAACGTGCATTTGCCGCCGCCGTCTTCCTCCTTGAGCGCCGCCCGGGAACCCTCTCCATTGCCTCCCTCGAGGCCCTCCTCCGCGCCATGGACTCCGCCAATACCCCCGCCCCTGCCCTCGCGCTCGTCCGCTCCATGCTCAAGAACCGGGTTTTTCCTCCGTTCGCCGCATGGGGGAGCTTCTTGATCCGGATCACGAGGAGGAACGGCTGCTTCGACGCTTTCTTGCGCGTGTTCGAAGAAAGTTGCCGCCTTGTGCTGGACGAGAACGTCGAGCCAATGAAGCCTGACATGGCCTCCTGCAATGAGGTTTTAGACGGGTGCTGCCGTGAGCTCGGGTCAGTAGCTGCTGCGGAGCGGGTGGTTGAGATAATGTCCACTATGGGCATGTCACCGGATCTGCAGAGCTTTGGGTCGCTCGCCTTTTTGTATGCATCCAAGGGCCTTGAGAGCAGGATCGTTGAATTGGACAAATTGATGGACGCATTGGGTTTCTCAGACAAGATTATCGTTTTAAAAAATCTGATTAGTGGATACGTGAAGTCTGGTTCTCTTGAATCGGTTTCTTCTGAAATTTTGCGGGCTCTGAAAGAGAGACATGATAAAAGTTCATATTGTTTGGATGAAGATACCTACGGGGAAGTTGTGAAGGGTTTCACAGATGGTGGCAGAATCAAAGATTTGGCTAGTTTGATTATCCAGTCACAAGAACTGGAGTCATCACAAGATTCAGTTGGCATTGATAGGTCAATCGGGTTTGGAATTGTTAATGCATGCGTTGGGCTGAATCTTCTGGACAAGGCACACAGCATTCTTGACGAAATGAATGCTCAAGGAGCTCCAGTAGGGCTTGGCGTGTACTCATCAATATTAAAAGCATACTGCAAAGAGCAAAGAACAGCAGAAGCTGCCCAATTGGTGACAGAGATCAGCGCCGCTGGGCTTCAATTAGATGCAAACAGCTATGATGCCCTCATCGATGCTTCTATGTCAGCTCAAGATTTCCAATCAGCATTTTCTCTTTTCAGGGACATGAGAGAGGCAAGAATTCCTGATCTTAAGACGAGTTATCTCACTATCATGACAGGGTTAACAGAGAACAATCGGCCTGAGCTCATGGCTTCCTTCTTGGACACTGTGGTCGATGACCCAAGAATTGAGATTGCTACACACGATTGGAATTCCATAATACATGCTTTCTGTAAGGTTGGTCGTTTGGAGGATGCTCAAAGGACATACCGAAGAATGATTTTCCTAAGATTCGAACCAAATAACCAGACATATTTGTCGCTCATCAATGGCTATGTGTCTGGAGAGAAGTGCTTCAGTGTGTTAATACTTTGGACAGACATCAGGAAGAAGGAGTTTGTTCAATTCGATCATGATTTAGTGGATGCCTTCTTATATGCCATGGTGAAGGGTGGATTTTTTGATGCAGCAATGCAGGTCGTCGAGAAGGCACAGGAGCTGAAGATTTTTATTGACAAGTGGAGGCATAAGCAAGCCTTCATGGAGAACCACAAAAAGTTGAGGATATCAAAAATTAGGAGGAGAAACTTCAGGAAGTTGGAAGCATTAATAGCCTTCAAAAATTGGGCTGGTCTTAATGCATGA
- the LOC135622677 gene encoding ATP synthase subunit gamma, mitochondrial-like isoform X2, with protein MAMAALRREGRRLLLSPVSYNSSVAARSAILSDELGPMGARSVSTQAVRNRMKSVKNIQKITKAMKMVAASKLRAVQVRTENSRGIWQPFTALLGDNPSVNVKKNVIVAITSDKGLCGGINSTSVKVSKALYKLTSGPEKETKYVVLGEKGKVQLVRDSKNSIEMNITELQKNPLNYTQVSVLADDILKNMEFDALRIIYNKFQSVVSFLPTVSTILSPETVEKESEAGGKLGSLDFYEIEGGDTKAEVLQNLAEFQFSCVLFNAVLENACSELGARMSAMDSSSRNAGEMLDRLTLTYNRTRQASITTELIEIISGASALTG; from the exons ATGGCGATGGCGGCTCTCAGAAGGGAGGGGAGGCGGCTTCTCCTCTCCCCCGTCTCCTACAACTCCTCCGTCGCTGCCCGATCCGCGATTCTCTCTGA TGAGTTGGGGCCAATGGGGGCACGCTCAGTTTCTACTCAAGCAG TCAGAAATCGGATGAAGAGTGTTAAGAACATTCAAAAGATTACCAAGGCAATGAAAATGGTGGCAGCATCAAAGCTTCGAGCTGTTCAAGTCAGAACTGAGAACTCCCGTGGGATTTGGCAGCCATTTACTGCACTTCTTGGAGATAACCCAA GTGTGAATGTGAAGAAGAATGTTATTGTGGCTATTACATCTGACAAGGGGCTCTGCGGAGGCATCAACTCCACATCAGTCAAAGTCAGCAAGGCTCTCTATAAGTTGACTTCTG GTCCAGAAAAGGAAACTAAATATGTCGTATTGGGAGAGAAAGGGAAGGTTCAATTGGTGCGTGACTCAAAAAATAGCATTGAGATGAACATCACTGAGTTGCAAAAGAATCCTCTCAATTACACTCAG GTTTCTGTTCTTGCTGATGATATCTTGAAGAACATGGAGTTTGATGCTCTGAGGATTATTTATAACAAGTTCCAGTCTGTTGTGTCATTTCTGCCAACTGTTTCAACAATACTTTCCCCTGAG ACTGTGGAGAAAGAGTCGGAAGCGGGAGGGAAGCTTGGGAGTTTGGACTTCTATGAAATTGAAGGGGGTGACACCAAAGCTGAAGTGCTGCAGAATCTTGCAGAATTCCAATTTTCTTGT GTTCTATTTAATGCAGTCCTGGAAAATGCTTGTAGTGAGCTGGGAGCACGTATGTCAGCCATGGACAGCTCCAGTAGGAATGCTGGTGAAATGCTTGACCGTCTTACACTGACATACaacag GACTCGGCAAGCTTCAATTACTACAGAGCTGATAGAGATCATCTCAGGAGCTTCAGCTCTTACGGGTTAA
- the LOC135623987 gene encoding uncharacterized protein LOC135623987, giving the protein MGSIFLLTLFRGCSRKPRSSARVADDALSEVALYLDDDILPVVFSYFPAKAFFRLQLVAKRFHELSKYPRFLLEQAGHNKSASGFFYRDGYGPYGFLLIDPYAGIPASFPDYFNYSDEVLASAGGLVFYQRKRYWDDEHGSLCVCNPARRTWRTLPSPPSQKFGKETRVSVAVKFVYDGDDMAEDYKLICLTEATDCILFQHCGVYDSAANAWTTDEEIDFGPRELEYDHPVVCGETVYWASDCVSYLRMPDPYVVAFDTTTKRTEIIPVPEGAVIDSDEDTIKVGMWDERLPCLIHYSVNAATFTLWMLRRKNEGSPQWVKSHEISSIPYARSFVLSHGSTGMLLVYSDGYNAYSYSFKDGESQKIGSSSRFFSKFIPYANTLRPCGKQEVFLEDLRRPLLPSLLPWVFRCKNKEKDSLTLPHTIQFSYSVIYF; this is encoded by the coding sequence ATGGGTTCCATCTTCCTCTTGACCCTCTTCCGAGGTTGCTCACGAAAGCCCAGAAGCAGCGCTCGCGTTGCCGACGATGCGCTTTCGGAGGTCGCCCTTTATCTCGACGACGAtatacttccggtggtcttctccTACTTCCCGGCGAAGGCTTTCTTTCGCCTGCAGCTCGTCGCCAAGCGCTTCCACGAGCTCTCCAAATATCCTCGCTTCCTCCTCGAGCAGGCGGGCCATAATAAGTCCGCATCTGGCTTCTTTTACCGGGACGGCTATGGTCCGTATGGCTTCCTCCTCATCGACCCTTACGCCGGAATCCCCGCCAGCTTCCCGGACTACTTCAATTACAGCGACGAGGTCCTCGCCTCAGCCGGAGGCCTCGTGTTCTATCAGAGGAAGCGGTACTGGGATGATGAGCACGGGAGCTTGTGCGTGTGCAACCCGGCCCGCCGGACATGGCGGACGCTTCCCTCCCCGCCGAGCCAAAAGTTCGGCAAGGAAACGCGCGTCAGCGTCGCCGTGAAATTTGTCTACGACGGCGATGACATGGCGGAGGACTACAAGCTGATCTGCCTCACTGAAGCCACCGACTGCATCTTGTTTCAGCACTGCGGCGTGTATGACTCGGCCGCCAATGCGTGGACGACGGACGAGGAGATCGACTTCGGGCCGAGGGAGTTAGAGTACGACCACCCGGTGGTCTGCGGTGAGACGGTGTACTGGGCGTCCGACTGCGTCAGCTACTTGAGAATGCCCGACCCCTACGTCGTCGCTTTCGACACGACGACGAAGCGCACGGAGATCATCCCGGTGCCGGAGGGAGCCGTCATCGACTCCGACGAAGACACGATCAAGGTGGGGATGTGGGACGAGAGACTGCCATGCCTGATCCATTATAGCGTGAATGCTGCCACCTTCACCCTGTGGATGCTAAGAAGGAAGAACGAAGGCTCGCCGCAGTGGGTGAAGTCGCACGAGATAAGCTCGATCCCTTACGCGCGATCCTTCGTGCTGAGCCATGGCTCGACGGGGATGCTACTGGTTTACAGCGACGGGTACAACGCGTACAGTTACAGCTTCAAGGACGGGGAGTCACAGAAGATAGGAAGCTCGTCCCGCTTCTTCAGCAAGTTCATTCCCTAcgctaatacgcttcggccatgcggcaAACAGGAGGTGTTCTTAGAAGACCTGAGAagacctcttcttccttctttgctTCCATGGGTTTTCCGATGCAAGAACAAAGAGAAAGATAGTCTTACTCTCCCACATACGATCCAATTCTCTTACAGTGTTATATACTTTTAG
- the LOC135622677 gene encoding ATP synthase subunit gamma, mitochondrial-like isoform X1 produces the protein MAMAALRREGRRLLLSPVSYNSSVAARSAILSDSELGPMGARSVSTQAVRNRMKSVKNIQKITKAMKMVAASKLRAVQVRTENSRGIWQPFTALLGDNPSVNVKKNVIVAITSDKGLCGGINSTSVKVSKALYKLTSGPEKETKYVVLGEKGKVQLVRDSKNSIEMNITELQKNPLNYTQVSVLADDILKNMEFDALRIIYNKFQSVVSFLPTVSTILSPETVEKESEAGGKLGSLDFYEIEGGDTKAEVLQNLAEFQFSCVLFNAVLENACSELGARMSAMDSSSRNAGEMLDRLTLTYNRTRQASITTELIEIISGASALTG, from the exons ATGGCGATGGCGGCTCTCAGAAGGGAGGGGAGGCGGCTTCTCCTCTCCCCCGTCTCCTACAACTCCTCCGTCGCTGCCCGATCCGCGATTCTCTCTGA CAGTGAGTTGGGGCCAATGGGGGCACGCTCAGTTTCTACTCAAGCAG TCAGAAATCGGATGAAGAGTGTTAAGAACATTCAAAAGATTACCAAGGCAATGAAAATGGTGGCAGCATCAAAGCTTCGAGCTGTTCAAGTCAGAACTGAGAACTCCCGTGGGATTTGGCAGCCATTTACTGCACTTCTTGGAGATAACCCAA GTGTGAATGTGAAGAAGAATGTTATTGTGGCTATTACATCTGACAAGGGGCTCTGCGGAGGCATCAACTCCACATCAGTCAAAGTCAGCAAGGCTCTCTATAAGTTGACTTCTG GTCCAGAAAAGGAAACTAAATATGTCGTATTGGGAGAGAAAGGGAAGGTTCAATTGGTGCGTGACTCAAAAAATAGCATTGAGATGAACATCACTGAGTTGCAAAAGAATCCTCTCAATTACACTCAG GTTTCTGTTCTTGCTGATGATATCTTGAAGAACATGGAGTTTGATGCTCTGAGGATTATTTATAACAAGTTCCAGTCTGTTGTGTCATTTCTGCCAACTGTTTCAACAATACTTTCCCCTGAG ACTGTGGAGAAAGAGTCGGAAGCGGGAGGGAAGCTTGGGAGTTTGGACTTCTATGAAATTGAAGGGGGTGACACCAAAGCTGAAGTGCTGCAGAATCTTGCAGAATTCCAATTTTCTTGT GTTCTATTTAATGCAGTCCTGGAAAATGCTTGTAGTGAGCTGGGAGCACGTATGTCAGCCATGGACAGCTCCAGTAGGAATGCTGGTGAAATGCTTGACCGTCTTACACTGACATACaacag GACTCGGCAAGCTTCAATTACTACAGAGCTGATAGAGATCATCTCAGGAGCTTCAGCTCTTACGGGTTAA
- the LOC135622679 gene encoding PLASMODESMATA CALLOSE-BINDING PROTEIN 3-like yields MAALVFLLMTVAMFGASDAAWCVCRSDLSTTALQKTLDYACGAGADCTPILQNGACYNPNTVLAHCSYAANSYYQKKGQTQDACDFAGTAMLSSTDPGGNGCTYPATTSAAGSSTTPTSTSTTPSSTTPSTFTPTTGTTGTGGVLGGLGPTGTTSIDGSDGGLIPNKGMPSLLLTFLLSPLVLLRL; encoded by the exons ATGGCTGCTTTAGTGTTCCTCCTGATGACTGTGGCCATGTTTGGTGCTTCAG ATGCTGCTTGGTGTGTTTGTCGATCTGATTTGAGCACCACTGCTCTGCAAAAGACACTGGACTATGCTTGTGGAGCTGGGGCTGATTGCACTCCAATCCTACAAAATGGGGCTTGCTACAACCCTAACACAGTGCTTGCCCATTGTTCCTATGCTGCCAATAGCTATTACCAGAAGAAGGGTCAGACACAGGATGCCTGTGACTTTGCTGGCACTGCTATGCTTAGCTCAACTGACCCAG GAGGAAATGGGTGCACATACCCTGCCACTACAAG TGCTGCAGGCTCTTCAACCACTCCAACAAGCACAAGCACCACTCCAAGCTCCACAACTCCAAGCACCTTCACTCCAACCACAGGCACTACAGGCACTGGAGGAGTGCTGGGTGGCCTAGGCCCCACAGGAACAACTAGCATTGATGGGAGTGATGGTGGCCTGATTCCAAACAAAGGGATGCCTTCTCTCCTCCTAACCTTTTTGCTCTCTCCCTTGGTTTTATTGAGGCTTTGA